Proteins found in one Nitrospirota bacterium genomic segment:
- the glk gene encoding glucokinase produces MIVAGDIGGTKTHLALYDWKKDRVDPVRLESFHSADYTCLEDMLTEFLVPPKPPTPIDEYEAEKDGDAEPEGERPAEVPLKIEAACFGIAGPVIQNHCQTTNLPWVVDGAVLAKRFEIPNVRLLNDLEAMAHGILLLRADEVEVLNAGTPPPHNQALALIAAGTGLGEAILFWNGSRYQPMPSEGGHADFAPNNDNEIGLLHHLRGHYMHVSYERVLSGPGLHAIYDYVRDSRKNEPTWLSEQIKAGDPAAVIAAAGLKGQAEIAKQALDLFASIYGAEAGNLALKAMSLNGVYLGGGIAPKLLAKLKDGTFMKSFTNKGRYKRLMSSIPVKVVMNQHTALLGAAAFAAHLARQTA; encoded by the coding sequence ATGATTGTAGCCGGTGATATTGGGGGCACGAAAACTCACTTAGCGTTGTACGACTGGAAGAAGGACCGCGTCGATCCTGTCCGACTAGAGTCGTTTCACAGTGCTGACTACACCTGCCTTGAGGACATGCTCACGGAATTTCTTGTCCCTCCGAAACCTCCGACACCGATCGACGAATACGAAGCCGAGAAGGACGGCGATGCCGAACCAGAAGGAGAGCGTCCAGCGGAGGTACCACTGAAGATCGAGGCGGCATGTTTCGGTATTGCCGGACCCGTCATTCAGAACCATTGCCAAACGACCAACCTCCCGTGGGTAGTCGATGGCGCAGTGCTGGCGAAACGTTTCGAGATCCCGAACGTGCGGCTCCTCAACGATCTCGAAGCTATGGCCCACGGCATCTTGCTGCTCCGAGCGGACGAAGTCGAAGTGCTGAATGCCGGAACTCCCCCGCCTCACAATCAGGCACTTGCCCTGATTGCCGCGGGAACCGGATTGGGTGAAGCGATCCTCTTCTGGAACGGCTCCCGCTATCAACCGATGCCGTCGGAAGGCGGTCATGCGGACTTTGCGCCGAATAACGATAACGAGATCGGACTCCTGCACCATCTGCGTGGCCATTACATGCACGTCAGTTACGAGCGGGTGCTGTCAGGACCAGGCCTGCATGCCATCTATGACTATGTTCGTGACAGCAGGAAGAACGAGCCCACCTGGCTCTCAGAGCAAATCAAAGCCGGTGACCCGGCGGCGGTGATTGCAGCAGCCGGGCTCAAAGGCCAGGCGGAAATCGCCAAGCAGGCACTCGATCTGTTTGCCTCTATCTACGGTGCCGAAGCCGGCAATCTTGCGCTGAAAGCCATGTCGCTCAACGGCGTCTATTTAGGCGGTGGCATCGCACCGAAGCTGCTTGCGAAACTCAAGGACGGTACGTTTATGAAGTCGTTTACCAATAAGGGCCGCTACAAGCGTTTGATGAGTTCAATTCCGGTCAAAGTGGTGATGAACCAACATACGGCCTTGCTCGGCGCCGCCGCATTTGCAGCCCACCTCGCACGGCAGACCGCATAA
- the pgl gene encoding 6-phosphogluconolactonase produces the protein MPAVPDIRISENSHTWALAAAEFVQAVGQEAIRAKGEFLIALSGGKTPEALYRALTSPSYAGRFDWSRTVFFFSDERCVLPGDPRSNYALAHNTLFTPLHIAPAQIYRMAGESPDPQAAAFEYEQQLRRATKTTAQTQPRLDLILLGLGEDGHTASLFPGTPPVQDRQRVIAVTQSPNDPPTRLTMTLGVINRASVILFLVAGAGKAGVVRAILDPKTESERQLPASLVRPEEGRLVWLLDQAAAEELSMDR, from the coding sequence ATGCCTGCCGTCCCCGACATCCGCATCTCAGAGAACAGCCACACCTGGGCTCTCGCAGCAGCAGAGTTTGTGCAAGCGGTGGGTCAAGAGGCTATTCGCGCGAAGGGAGAGTTCCTCATCGCACTCTCCGGTGGCAAGACGCCGGAAGCTCTGTATCGGGCGCTTACCTCCCCCTCGTACGCCGGGCGATTCGATTGGTCCAGAACCGTATTTTTCTTCAGCGACGAACGGTGCGTCCTTCCAGGTGACCCTCGAAGTAACTACGCGCTCGCGCACAACACGTTGTTCACTCCTCTGCACATTGCGCCCGCACAGATCTATCGTATGGCAGGGGAATCACCTGACCCGCAGGCGGCGGCCTTTGAATATGAACAGCAGCTGAGGCGCGCGACCAAGACGACAGCCCAGACTCAGCCACGCTTGGATCTTATCCTCTTAGGGTTGGGAGAGGATGGCCATACGGCTTCTCTCTTTCCCGGAACACCACCTGTGCAGGACCGTCAACGTGTAATTGCAGTCACCCAATCTCCGAACGATCCACCGACCAGATTAACCATGACCCTAGGTGTGATCAACCGGGCGAGTGTGATACTGTTTCTCGTCGCGGGAGCCGGCAAAGCCGGAGTCGTGAGAGCCATACTCGATCCGAAGACCGAGTCTGAAAGACAGCTCCCGGCTTCGTTGGTCAGGCCAGAAGAGGGGCGCCTTGTCTGGCTTCTCGATCAAGCGGCTGCCGAGGAACTTTCGATGGATCGATAG
- a CDS encoding glucose-6-phosphate isomerase: MKGKTDRSFSLDLQSLVAAAQVRLTASHAVERLWARDHRLWKQDPTDITNRLGWLTVIDEMKDRTEELRVFANSVKQRGIRDVVLLGMGGSSLGPEVLRASFGSGRGFPRLWVLDSTVPGWIGQVTKAIDPARSLFILASKSGGTIEVMSLFAHFWDLVQKTTGHQGGKQFIAITDPGTGLETLATEHQFLRTFTSPPDIGGRYSVLSYFGLVPAALMGIDVAELLARAAMMARVCHVQSPLEHNPGADLGATMAALAQAGRNKVTLITSPQISAFGLWAEQLLAESTGKEGTGLIPVAHEPIVSPTAYGTDRLFVYLRLKNDLNRPLDQQVAKLARQGHPVLTFTLKDRYDLATEFFRWEVATAVAGHLLGIHPFDQPNVQESKDNTARVLKIIESTGKLPKQVTVTPAKAAIQLQRQCHPGVYVAILAYTTPSLKMEQAIRSLRRMLVSRHHVTTTAGYGPRYLHSTGQLHKGGPDSGVFLQLMDQMSPDMAIPGAAVTFGTLARAQAAGDIQALQAHDRQAIVLPLGKNPIATIQALTKSLALRAPSGRSSITRSGRVRKK; the protein is encoded by the coding sequence ATGAAGGGTAAGACTGATCGATCGTTTTCCTTAGATCTGCAATCCCTGGTTGCTGCGGCACAGGTACGGCTCACTGCCAGCCATGCGGTCGAGCGACTCTGGGCGCGAGACCATCGACTCTGGAAACAAGACCCTACCGACATCACCAATCGTCTCGGCTGGCTGACCGTCATCGACGAGATGAAAGACCGAACCGAGGAATTGCGGGTTTTCGCAAACTCGGTGAAGCAGCGCGGTATCCGCGATGTCGTCCTGCTGGGAATGGGTGGCAGCAGTTTGGGGCCGGAAGTGTTGCGGGCTTCGTTTGGATCAGGCCGTGGCTTTCCGCGTCTGTGGGTCCTCGACTCCACCGTCCCGGGATGGATTGGACAGGTCACGAAGGCGATCGACCCTGCTCGAAGTCTGTTCATCCTCGCGAGCAAGTCCGGCGGAACGATCGAGGTCATGTCCCTCTTCGCCCACTTTTGGGATCTTGTGCAGAAAACCACCGGCCATCAAGGCGGGAAACAATTTATCGCCATTACCGATCCGGGCACGGGGTTAGAAACACTCGCAACGGAGCATCAGTTCCTGCGCACCTTTACCAGTCCTCCGGACATCGGTGGGAGGTACTCGGTTCTGTCCTATTTCGGATTAGTCCCGGCGGCGTTGATGGGGATCGATGTGGCAGAGTTGCTGGCACGTGCTGCAATGATGGCTCGAGTCTGCCATGTTCAGTCCCCGCTCGAACACAACCCCGGCGCCGACCTTGGCGCGACGATGGCCGCACTCGCCCAAGCGGGACGAAACAAAGTCACACTCATCACCTCACCCCAGATCTCGGCATTTGGTTTATGGGCGGAGCAGCTTCTCGCGGAAAGCACGGGCAAGGAAGGAACCGGCCTGATCCCCGTTGCACATGAACCAATCGTCTCCCCGACCGCCTATGGCACCGACCGACTCTTCGTGTATCTCCGGCTCAAAAACGATCTCAATCGGCCGCTCGACCAGCAGGTCGCCAAACTCGCGCGACAGGGACATCCGGTCCTGACGTTCACGCTCAAAGACCGTTACGATCTCGCGACAGAGTTTTTCCGATGGGAAGTTGCCACAGCCGTTGCAGGCCATCTGTTGGGCATTCACCCGTTCGATCAACCGAATGTCCAGGAAAGTAAAGACAACACCGCCCGCGTGCTGAAAATAATCGAGTCTACCGGCAAGTTACCGAAACAGGTCACCGTCACTCCGGCGAAAGCTGCGATACAGTTGCAGCGTCAATGCCATCCTGGTGTCTATGTCGCGATCTTGGCCTATACGACTCCTTCGCTCAAGATGGAGCAGGCCATTCGTTCGCTGCGGAGAATGCTCGTCTCCCGTCACCATGTGACCACGACGGCTGGGTATGGACCGCGCTATCTCCACTCGACAGGCCAGCTTCATAAAGGAGGCCCAGATAGCGGAGTGTTTCTGCAGCTCATGGACCAGATGAGTCCCGATATGGCGATCCCGGGAGCAGCCGTGACCTTTGGCACCCTCGCTCGCGCGCAGGCAGCCGGCGACATACAGGCGCTGCAGGCGCACGATCGACAAGCCATCGTCCTGCCTTTGGGCAAAAACCCGATTGCCACGATACAGGCGCTCACGAAATCCCTTGCGCTTCGCGCTCCATCAGGCCGTTCCTCCATAACCCGATCCGGCCGCGTCCGTAAGAAGTAA